A stretch of the Aegilops tauschii subsp. strangulata cultivar AL8/78 chromosome 4, Aet v6.0, whole genome shotgun sequence genome encodes the following:
- the LOC120962656 gene encoding uncharacterized protein produces MSFPDSLKGWQGTWFYCKDVPSANSLSGLPPYSAERVRAPPTLTLEKEEKVGVDITLIGIVNDGVNGMDLLETFFSRRIHPLQAKAHPMWLYEGPGDSTRVHPEDVTEKELGTKIKAITCARDNLRGTRLVPAFHKDLPPIEDFQNLISWIPMVDHLPQDVMSDTEQQYSERSDDESDDDDDDDEESSEEGEEPESSPFYEAPKEPRSKAQAKVGSRLSP; encoded by the exons ATGAGCTTCCCCGACTCCCTTAAGGGGTGGCAGGGaacctggttctactgcaaagacGTCCCCAGCGCCAACAGCCTGTCGGGCCTCCCGCCGTACTCGGCCGAGAGGGTACGAGCTCCACCGACCCTCACCTTAGAGAAGGAGGAGAAGGTGGGCGTCGATATAACGTTAATAGGCATTGTAAACGATGGGGTGAACGGTATGGACTTGTTGGAGACTTTCTTCAGTCGGCGCATCCATCCACTGCAGGCCAAGGCCCACCCTATGTGGCTGTACGAGGGGCCAGGTGACTCCACTCGGGTGCATCCTGAAGACGTCACGGAGAAGGAGCTGGGCACCaaaatcaaggccatcacctGCGCTCGTGACAACCTGCGGGGGACTCGGTTGGTGCCGGCCTTTCACAAGGACCTGCCGCCCATTGAG GACTTCCAGAATTTGATCTCCTGGATCCCCATGGTGGACCACTTGCCTCAAGATGTGATGAGTGACACCGAGCAGCAGTACTCGGAGAGGTCCGATGATGAGAGTGATGACGACGATGACGATGATGAGGAGAGTTCGGAGGAGGGGGAAGAGCCGGAGTCCTCCCCATTTTATGAGGCCCCTAAAGAACCCCGCTCCAAAGCGCAGGCGAAAGTTGGTTCacggctaagcccctga
- the LOC109746461 gene encoding early nodulin-like protein 14 gives MLLLRIWNLASQPATTNPNPRSRGRSFGRVREKQRTMGTPVGMATLAALALVLCVSMDGCAAAEYKVGGLDAWGVPPSTKPDVYVRWAKSVPVKLGDALFFLYPPSQDSAVQVTAKAFAACDVSDPLLKLEDGNSVFNLTKPGRAYFSSAAPGRCRKGQKLSVDVPGADGKLLKPSADDEAALKALSALPPAAAPSEALPSLSPGPDDDDDSAASSMVAGSVLGLAAAFILLWL, from the coding sequence ATGCTCCTCCTCCGCATCTGGAATctagccagccagccagccacaACCAATCCCAATCCAAGAAGCAGAGGGAGGAGCTTTGGCAGAGTGAGAGAGAAGCAGAGGACGATGGGCACGCCGGTGGGAATGGCGACTCTAGCGGCTCTGGCGCTGGTGCTGTGCGTCTCCATGGACGGGTGCGCCGCCGCTGAGTACAAGGTGGGCGGTCTGGACGCGTGGGGGGTGCCGCCGTCCACCAAGCCGGACGTGTACGTGCGGTGGGCCAAGTCCGTCCCCGTCAAGCTCGGCgacgccctcttcttcctctacCCGCCCAGCCAGGACAGCGCCGTGCAGGTCACTGCCAAGGCCTTCGCCGCCTGCGACGTGTCCGACCCGCTGCTCAAGCTGGAGGACGGCAACTCCGTCTTCAACCTCACCAAGCCCGGGCGGGCCTACTTCAGCAGCGCCGCCCCGGGGCGCTGCCGCAAGGGCCAGAAGCTGTCGGTGGACGTGCCTGGAGCCGATGGGAAGCTGCTCAAGCCGTCGGCGGACGACGAGGCCGCGCTCAAGGCGCTCTCTGCGCTGCCGCCTGCCGCTGCCCCGTCCGAGGCGCTCCCCTCGCTCTCGCCCGGccccgacgacgacgacgactccGCTGCCTCCTCCATGGTCGCCGGATCCGTCCTAGGTCTCGCGGCCGCTTTCATCCTCCTGTGGCTGTGA